GCAGGGCCGTCGACTCGGCGAGCGAGACCCAGGAGCGGACGACCAGTTCGAGCCGGGCCGAGGGCTCCTCGACCCTCAGGTGGGCGAGGATCTGCTCGTACGCGGCCTGCCGGACCTCGTCGATCATCGCGTTCGTCGTGGAGGAGCCCACCGCGGGACCGCCGCGCATCAGCGCGGCGAAGCCCGGCCCGTGCTCGTCCACGAAGTCGAAGAACCGGCCCATCACCCGCAGCAGCCGCGCCCCCAGCGGGCCCCGCGGCGGCTCCACGAACCTCGCCGCCAGCTCGTCGGCCGCCCGCCGCAGCGCCGCCTCGTAGAGGCTCTGCTTGCCGGGGAAGTAGTGGTAGACCAGCGGTCGCGAGATCCCCGCGGCCGCGGCGATCTCGTCGATGGACACCTCGTCGGGAGAGCGGTGGCTGAAGAGTTCGAGAGCCACCCCGATCAGCTGCTGCTTGCGCTCCTCGACGCCCATCCTGCGGCGTACCCCGGTCGTCATACGAACAGCCTAACGGGGTCCGATACGCTCCTGCTTCATGAGCGCTTCCGACCAGGAAACCCCGGCAGTCGAGGCCCCGGAGGCACCTGAGGCCTCCGAGACCGACGAGACCGGCGAGATCGACGACATCGAGGAGCCCGACGACATCGACGAGGCGCCCGTGGCGGGCGGCCTCACCCCCAAGCAGGCGCGCCGCCTCCGCGTCGCCGCCGCCTCCGTGCTGCTCGTCGCCCTCGCCGTGGTCCTGGTGATCCGTCTCGCGAGCCGTACGTCCGTCCTGGTCGTCGGGGTGTACGGCCTCGCGATGATCCTGTGCGGTGTCGTGATCGAGCTCTCCCGCAACGGCCGTACGCGGCTGGCCACCTGGCTCCTGGTCGGCGGCCTGCTGGCCGCCCTCGCCTTCGACTGGCTGATCCTGCCGTAGACGCTCACAGATCCAGGACGAGCCGCTTCCCCGCACAGCGCGAGACGCAGATCAGCATCGAGTCGTCGCGCTCCGCGTCGGTGAGCAGCTCGTCCCGGTGGTCGATCTCGCCCTCCAGGACCCGCTGTTGGCAGGTCCCGCAGAACCCCTGCCGGCAGGAGTACGTGATGCCGGGCAGCTCCTCGCGGACCGCCGCGAGCACCGACTGGTCGGCCGCCACCTTCACCGTACGGCCGGAGCGGCGCAGTTCGACCTCGAAGGCGGTGCCGCCGGCCGGCGCGGCGGCGGAGAACCGCTCCAGGCGCGGCGTCCGGCCCTCGGGCATCGCGGCGCCCACCGCGTCCATCAGTCCGTCGGGACCGCAGCAGTAGACGACGGTCTCGGCAGGCACGTGCGCGAGGAATCCCAGCTCGGGAAGGCCCGACTCGTCCTCGGCGACGACGGTGACCCTCCCCCGGCCTTCGGCCGGGGGGACCCCCGTCTCGCTTCGCTCGCCGCCCCCGAGCCGCTCGATCTCCTCCAGGTACGGCATGGTGGCCCGGCTCCGCCCGCAGTACACGAGCCACCAGTCCGCCCCCGCCGCCTCGGCGGCACGGACCATCGGCAGCACCGGGGTGATGCCGATGCCGCCGGCGACGAAGACGTACGCGGGGGCGTCGATCAGCGGGAAGCGGTTGCGGGGGCCGCGGATCTCGACCTCCGTGCCCTCGTGGAGCTGCTCGTGCACCTCGCGCGAACCGCCCCGGCCGTCCTCGATCAGACGCGTCGCGACCGTGTACGTACCGGAGTCGGCAGGGTCGCCGCAGAGCGAGTACTGCCGCACGAGCCCGGAGGGCAGGACGAGGTCGACATGGGCACCCGGCTGCCACGCGGGCAACCCGGCACCTTCCAGGCGTAGTTCGACGACGCCCTCGGCGGGCGTGGCGCGCCCGGTCACGACGACCCGGCGGGGGACCGTGCGGCCCCGGCCGTACCCGGACACGGGCACGTCGAGGGCGGGCAGCGGCCACAGCGGGGCGGTGGACATCCGGCTGCGCACGGCGCGGCGGACGAGCAGCGCGGCACCGGCGACGAGCGCGACGGTGGTCAGCCGGGGCATCAGTGGCCTCCGCCGGCGCCGGGGGAGGAGGCGAGGTAGGCCAGCGCCTGCGCGGTGTCGCCCTCCTGGGAAGGGTGGTAGGCGCGGCTCAGGTAGCGGGGTATGGAGCGCAGCATGTCCGGGGTGGAGGGCAGCACGCCCTGCCGGCCCTTGCGGTAGAACTGGCCGAACGAGGCCTTGCCGTCGAGCAGGCTCGGGTCGTTCTCCATGAAGAAGCGGGCGCCCCGCTGCCAGAGGAAGACGAGCGCGGAGAAGGCGAGCGCCCAGGTGCGGGCGCGGCGCCGGTAGCCGCCGTCGAGGTGCATGAAGAGCTCGAAGGCGACCGAGCGGTGCTCGACCTCCTCCGCCCCGTGCCAGCGCAGCAGATCGAGCATGACGGGGTCGGCGCCGCGCCGGTCGAGCTCGTCGGCGTTGAGGACCCAGTTGCCCAGGAAAGCTGTGTAGTGCTCGATGGCGGCGATCATCGCGACCCGCTCCATCAGCCACCAGCGGCGCGGCCGGCCCGGCGGCAGGGTCCGGTCCCCGAGGAGCTTCTCGAAGAACCAGTCGACCTGCGCGGTGTACGGGGTCGGGTCGAGGCCCAGCTTCCGCAGGTGGGGGAGGACGTCGTCGTGGGCCTGGGAGTGGATGGCCTCCTGGCCGATGAAGCCGATGACGTCCTCGCGCAGCCGGTCGTCGGTGATGTACGGCAGCGCCTGCTTGTAGACGTGCACGAACCACCGCTCGCCCGCCGGGAGCAGCAGGTGCAGCACGTTGATCGTGTGCGTGGTGAAGGGGTCGCCGGGAACCCAGTGGAGCGGGGTCTCCTCCCAGTCGAAGGAGACCTTGCGGGCCTTGAGCTCGACGTGTTCCGACGCCACCGGTGCAGGCTGCGTATTAGACATGCCGTCAATGTACTGAGGGGTAGGGCGATGGCAACAGGCCTGTGCACGGCCTTTTTGGAGGTACGAGCCGCCCGGCCCTCCCCCTCACCGCAGCGCGGGGACCCGGGTGCCGTCCCGCAGGGTGCCGTCCAGATCGGCCCGCGCCCCCGCCTTCGCCTTCACCGCCAGCACCGGACCGTCCGCCCGGCCCCTCACCCCGCCCGAGGTCTCCAGGGAGGCGAAGTCCGGACTGCCCGCCGCCAGGACGAACCAGCCGCCGCTCGGCGCCTGCCACAGCACGCCCGCGAGGACCCGGGGGTCCCGCACGCCGCACGCCGGCGATCCTTCGGACCGGGCCGCGAGCGCCGCCGGGACCTTCGGGGACGGGACCAGGAACTGGGCGAGCACCCGGCTGCCCGTACCGCGCCAGGTCTCCGCGCGCGTGCACACCCAGGTGCCGTGCCCGGCGCCCTCGGGCAGCGGCTGCCGCGCGAATCGCCAGGCGTTCACCGACCGCACCCCGTGCGCCCGTACGGCCGTCAGCCGGCACGCCGTCCGCGCCCACGCCTCGCGGGCCTCCTTCCCGGTCACGTCCGCCGGGGCGTCCGGCGGCCCCCACAGGAGCCGGGCGGGCGCCAGCTCGCCCAGGTCGGCGAGGAGCCGCGTACCCGAACCGTCCCGCACCTGGAGGGAGTTCCAGCGCTCGCACTCCTTCGCCTGCGCGGGACTCGGCACCGGCTCGGTCACCCCGTACGCGTCCCGGGCCAGCGGCCACGGCTCCTTCGCGGGCGCGAGCAGGTCCCGTACGGCCGTCTCCCGCACCCAAGGGGCCGTCAGATAGCGGACGTTGCCCGAGGCGCGGGAGACGACGAGGGCGGCCGAACCGACGGCGTCGGCCGCGTCCGTCCGCGCGAAGTCCAGTGCGGCGCCCGCGCTCCCCGCCACCGGCTCCGCATACCGCACGGCCCGCAGCCTGTCGTGGAAGAGCACCACCCGAGCCCCGTCCACCAGCCCGGCGAACAACAACTGAGGCGGCCCCATCGGCGGCCCGACGGGCGTCCCCGGCGTCGCCGACGACTGCACGGAGAGCCCGGGCCGCGCCCACACGGCGAGCGCCCGCCGCAGCAGCGCCCGGTCCCCGGTGAGCCCGCCGCGCGCGGGCCAGACGGAGAAGTCGTGCCGCGTCGACCCGGGCCAGGCGGCGGGCGGCACCCGCTTGACGGCGCCGGGATCGAGCGCGGCCTCGGCGGCCGGGTTACGGGCGTACGAGGGGGCGGCAGCACCGTTTCTTCCCCAGCCGTCCCCGGGCAGCCCGAGCAGCGTCCCGCACACGACGAGCGCGGCGACGGCGACGAGCGCGGCCCGGCCGTGCTGCCGCCGCCGCAGCAGATCGGTCGGCCGGGCCTGCAACGAACAGGGATCGAACTCGGCCGACTCCAGCAGAGCGGCCCCACTGACCCGCCCGTCCCGCTGCCCACGACCGGCCTCGCGGTATCCGTCGGCCGACGTGCCCTCCGGCGCCCCGCCGGGCCGGCCGCCGCGACCGGTGTCGCCGTACCCGGTGTCCTCGAACCATCCGCGGCTTCCGCTGCCACCAGGCCGTTCGCCGCTCGCGAAGTCTCCGGGCCGTCCGTCGTCCCGGGTGGCGCTGTCGGTACGCGGCCCCTCGGTGCCGGTGCCGGTGCCGGCCGCCTCGCCGCCTGTCCAGGCACCGGCGAGTCGCCCGAACTCGCCCGCCCGGCCCGGGCTCCCGCCCCTGCCGGGCCCGGCCTGCTCGCCGACCCGCACGGCGCGGCCGTCCCCACCGGGGAGGCCGTCCCCGCCGGGGAGGCCGTCCTCACCGGGCCGCCGGGCGCCGCCGGCACCCCCGGGCGGGTCCGCCGCGTCGACCGCGTCCGCCTCCGCGAGGGCGGCCGCCGGGTCGGTGACGCCCGCCGCGGCCAGGACCCGCAGGACCTCCGGGTCGCCCTGGCGCTCCAGGCCGCGGAGCACGTACGCCGCCCTGCCGGGGCCCGAGAGGGCGGACAGGCGCTGGTCCAGGGCGAGTTCGTCGGCGCCACCCACCCGGGGGAAGACCCGCAGCCCCCACACCTGCGGCAGCAGCGGCGGGAACTGGGCCCGGCGCGGCAGCGCGCGCCGCCGCAGCGGCAGCCCGGCGACCAGCGCCTGCCGCAGCACCTCGCCCCGCACGTACGCGTAGCCGGGATCGACCGCGTCCTCGGTGCGCCGGGGCCCCGGGACCGCCGGACCCGGCACCCGGCGGCGCGGCAGCGAACGCTGCACGAGCGCGTGCGCGGTCAGCACCCGGCGATTGCGGCCGAGCGTCGGCGGCAGCACGAGATAGGCGATGCGCACGAGGCGCGGATAGCGCTCGACGAGCGCGGCCTCGGCCTGTTCGACGTCGACGGGGCCCACGGGCGAGGGATCGAGATCCTGGGTGCTCACGTTCAGCAGAACGAGCGATTCTTCCGATGGTCACCCCGGCCCCCGACGCCCCTCGACGGCGGCTCAGGCCGCGTGGACCG
The sequence above is a segment of the Streptomyces sp. NBC_01255 genome. Coding sequences within it:
- a CDS encoding TetR/AcrR family transcriptional regulator, whose protein sequence is MTTGVRRRMGVEERKQQLIGVALELFSHRSPDEVSIDEIAAAAGISRPLVYHYFPGKQSLYEAALRRAADELAARFVEPPRGPLGARLLRVMGRFFDFVDEHGPGFAALMRGGPAVGSSTTNAMIDEVRQAAYEQILAHLRVEEPSARLELVVRSWVSLAESTALLWLDGRRVPRAELELQLVHDFAALAAVSAAYDTEMAEILVGILADEPADGPFAELVTRLSALVPQAGGVTEPGAVPGQRLR
- a CDS encoding PDR/VanB family oxidoreductase produces the protein MPRLTTVALVAGAALLVRRAVRSRMSTAPLWPLPALDVPVSGYGRGRTVPRRVVVTGRATPAEGVVELRLEGAGLPAWQPGAHVDLVLPSGLVRQYSLCGDPADSGTYTVATRLIEDGRGGSREVHEQLHEGTEVEIRGPRNRFPLIDAPAYVFVAGGIGITPVLPMVRAAEAAGADWWLVYCGRSRATMPYLEEIERLGGGERSETGVPPAEGRGRVTVVAEDESGLPELGFLAHVPAETVVYCCGPDGLMDAVGAAMPEGRTPRLERFSAAAPAGGTAFEVELRRSGRTVKVAADQSVLAAVREELPGITYSCRQGFCGTCQQRVLEGEIDHRDELLTDAERDDSMLICVSRCAGKRLVLDL
- a CDS encoding metal-dependent hydrolase; its protein translation is MSNTQPAPVASEHVELKARKVSFDWEETPLHWVPGDPFTTHTINVLHLLLPAGERWFVHVYKQALPYITDDRLREDVIGFIGQEAIHSQAHDDVLPHLRKLGLDPTPYTAQVDWFFEKLLGDRTLPPGRPRRWWLMERVAMIAAIEHYTAFLGNWVLNADELDRRGADPVMLDLLRWHGAEEVEHRSVAFELFMHLDGGYRRRARTWALAFSALVFLWQRGARFFMENDPSLLDGKASFGQFYRKGRQGVLPSTPDMLRSIPRYLSRAYHPSQEGDTAQALAYLASSPGAGGGH